GTATCTGCTGAATCAGAGATTAACTGTTTTCCCTAGTTTATCATGGCCTAGAGCACGTGAAGGAACAGGTGGGAAATTCCTCTCAGGAGGACAGGGCTTTTGAGTTAATGATATGAATCCTTATTTTCCCTGAGTGAATTTCTTAAGCAGTTACCAGCTTTTGGAGCTATGTGTCCAAGCTTACAGGGATGGTTCTTGGTTCTGTAGTGGTTCTTTATTCTATAATGTTGCTGTCTCTTTCTGATCTCAAAACTTTGGATGTGTTTAAGAAGCAGTGTAACTTCTGCACACTTAAAAGGAGGGGGTAATTAATAATACCTAGCTTTTCTAGGTAATTTTTCATCAGTGGATTCAAGCTGCTTTGTAGGAGAGGTTGACCACAGTATCCGTATTAAAGAGAAGTGTACAAGAGGGGAAGCAACCCAATAGTCACAGACTGGAGAGCAGAACCCAGGTATCTTAAATAGATTCCTGGGTTATATCCGTGTTTTTCACCCTGTCTCTGTCTTGTCTTAGGTGTGAAATGGGTAGGAAGGGGATTACTTTGCAAAACAATGTAAGCATAGTTAACTTTTGCATGGTATGTATGGAGTAAAATTGAGTTCAAATAGTGGGCTGTAATTAGTTGGTCGGTAGGACAGCTTGCTGAATCATCTTTGCCCTTTCTTTAGGATAGGTTTGCCTTCCAGGGCAGTATGCTTAGAgctgtcttttttcatttttgcatctTGCTGAGAATTAGTTAAGAACGCTGTCTCCAAAGCTGTCCAGCTGTGGTTGAATTCACtgtaaaaagctgtttgttttttagctaCAAGCAGTAGAATAGGTGTATTTGGAAGATATTGCCAGAGCTTGCTGTGATTGAGGATTTGTCTGATTGGTTGCCCTTGTTAGGAaccttttttccctgctcttaAACATATTGACATAGTAAGTTACTATAATTCTTGTGCACTCTAGCACACTCGTATAGGGTTTAATAAAATTATGTCAAATGATGTGTCTCCTTCCTTTGTAAGAACATGTGAAATTAATATATTACATTTCTGCAGTGCAGTTAAAATAAcgcattttctttccttccatgaGTTGTTCTAGGCAGGATCCAAAAGTGCTGAGCTAGGCTTTCATTCGTTTTGGCAGATCCTGCTGTGGTGGGAGCTGGACAGACAGGAAATGCAGGCCTCTTCGCTGATTCACAGAACAAATTTGgcctgtgatttttcttttgctcGGTAGAGATAACTTTCTGACTCGGTGTAATTGGTGGTGCTCCTGGGTGTTGTGAAGAGGGAGGTACCAAAGTCTTAAACGTGTGGGAAGTAGCGTAGCCTCCGGCGGGAGGAGGGGGTTAAGTGGTGTACTGGTGGTTTTGCAGTGCTGTGGGAGCACCGAGCGAGGGAACAGAATATTTTAAGGCTACTTTTTCACTTCTCAAGATCTTCTGGacgtttttttcccccttttgtctTCTAGATTTGGCAAAGCCTCCAGTAAATGAGCCGAGGGAACCGGAACAGTTCCTAATGCAGGCGCCCCAGGGAAATCCACTGCTGCTTTCCCACACCCTACAAGAGCTATTGAGCAAGGATAGTGTGCAGGTGGAGCTTATACCTGAGAAGAAGGGCCTTTTTCTGAAACATGTGGAGTATGAGGTTTCCAGCAAGGTAATGTGAACAAGCGTTGGTTGGTGAGAACGTGTCCTCTTGGGAACATCCACACAGTTGCTCGTCCTGCAGTCAAAGTCTTGTAAAATTTGATAGATGTGTTGGGTGATGCTGGTTTTGAGTAGGCCAGTTGTATTGGTTTGCTTTAAATGTAGTATCATTATGCTTTCTTGACCTGTGCCTTTGCAGGATAGAACATCTCCTGACTAAGGGCTGATGGATGGTCTGCTAGTTTTGCAGAGTGAGTGGGTAGTATTAAGAGTGCTAGCCCACCAGACTCTCTTGAAACCAGAGCTTTGTATGAAAGCAGGTATGCAACATTGAAAAGTTAATGTTTTCGTAACAGGTAGGTGTAGGCTACTGGATATTTCAGTCTAGTTAGAGCTTGTGAAGAAATCAGATTGGCAGTGCTAAACCAAAAATCCTTTGTAAATGACATAGGTACAGCAAATCCTTCTCAACGGTCTAGGCCATTTCCAGTTTACTTGCCCTAATACAAATCTGTAGGTTCTATTTCTGGTATAAGAGGAGACAGAAGATGATGCATCTTTTCCTATTTATGGAAAAGCCAGTGAAATAGTTCTCTGGTACCTTCTGTATGAGAAGGAAGTCTGTCCTTTTCAAAGTAGACCAAGAGCAATTTATATCTCTCAGGCCACCAAATCATCGGTTGTTCAGTCACTGCTGTACATAGTCAGAACATATGCTGTATGTAGTCAAGTAAGTGACATTTGGATCACTCTCCTGTAGTGGCACttggggctttacttgttttatgTTGAAGGTCATAAGTTTGTCAAAGACTTGTGAAGGGGAAAGGGTTGCCAGAGTGAATGCTTCTGTGGGCTCTTTTGGACACAACATTTATACTTGCCTCTGATTTCAGCACACTGGTTTCAGTGACCCTGATGGGCTCTCTAGGTCTTGTATTTGGGAGCCCATCACCCACTCCTTTCAGTTGCTGTGATCTTTCTTGCAGTTCTATCTGTATAATGATACTTCCACAAAAAGAAGCGTAGCTTGGCTTACTACCTGCAAAACAAATCAACATCAGATTTCAGAGCAGATAGAGGGAAGCCCTAAGGGCTGTATCCATTGTGCTCCAGTTATATGCCCCGTTGTGTtatttttgcaaatgcatagtgCCACAAGAAGTGGTGGATGATGTGCAATGCAGACGTAGTAAGAGTGAATATAATGATGCGTAGTCTTTCTGATCAGCTGCTCCAATAGTGGAAGGTGTagtaatgggttttttttttaatgatttttcaccTCTCAAGTGTCTGTTGTAGGTGCTACCAAACTCCTTTTGGAGCGAGTAACCAGTTTCTTTGGTGTGTTCTACAGCTTGATCTAAGAAATGGAAAATTAAGGACCAAGTTTTTAAAGGAACTTTGAAACTTTGCTTATAGCTTTAACTTCAATAGCAggccccttttttctttcatgaggTTCATTTAAAAGATCAGTCATTTTGGCTAGTGCTTAACATGATCTAAGTTTGTTTTGCCACCTCTGGGTGTAAAATGGGTTTAGAGAAAGTTCCTAAGAACTGGAGCAGGGATTTGAAGTATTTCAAGAAAGGAGCTCTCTAGAGCACTTTAGGAGTAAGTACCATTTTTAAGAGTATTTAAGAGAATTGAGTATTGTCAAAGGACTGTAGTTAGAAGAACACCATCAGGTAGTTATGTCATCTGTATCAATAACTGAAAGGTGGCTGTTTTTGGAGtcctcttctgccccccccccaccaaggctAATGGCctctaaaaataagaaatatatcACTTCTGAAGTCTCCGGATGTGATTATGGAAATGCTGCTGACTGTCTAGTCTGaatattgattattttttcctttgttctacTGCAGCGATTCAAATGCTCAGTGTACAGGCGATATAATGATTTTGTGGTGTTCCACGAGATGCTGCTTCAGAAGTTTCCATATCGTATGGTACCAGCACTCCCACCAAAGAGGATGCTGGGAGGTAaatctgggtttttgttttgacTGGAGGGGTTGTGGTGTAAGCCTGATCACGATGAAACTGttgaaaatatgcatttaaaagaatacaaaatctttgcttctgttttgctcaGAAAACTGAGATTGTAGCATGGAATTTGGAGGTGTGAATTATTGCAGTGCCAGAAGTCCTCTATAGGTAAAAAGTTAATCCAAAATTTCGGTGTTCTTTTTCCAAGCAGAAGTTCAGTATCCAATGACCTTTCTGACAAGATTTAAGGAGTAACTCGGCAAAAGAGCATGCTAGAGTTGCAGctgtatttttaaggaaatagaTTACAATGGTTACAGTTTATCATGCTTTGAGTCAAACAGCTCTGTCAAACAGCTGTAGTATGCTGCTCTTCAAAGTGCTCAGATTATTAAAAATTTGTGGAAATCCCATTACTCTTCTATAGCAGAACAGTGAAGATGAAAATTCCCTATTAAAAGGCTTAAAACTCCAGAAGGAATgactggggggagaggggagagtaCAGAGTCACGATGTTAAGCAAACCTAAAAGGGACTGGCCAGCACAGCGATGTTAAGCGAACCACTACATCAGGTCACTATATATTATAATGTTATCTTGCACAGAAGCCTTATGATGCAGGCGGTAGTAATTAGTTTCCCAGTTTATGTATAAAAAGGTGTCTTTCTGGCAGACAAACCAACTGCCTTATGGTAGCTATTGCTTTTTTTGCTTCCTATTCTAAAAAGGAGCTTGTCCGTCTGCTTAGTCTAACCAGAAATTAGAAGCTGAGATTGGAATCAGTGTGTCAATTCATTCAACTACATTGTAGCTGTTAGAATAGAAACCAGTGAAATATCTCAAGACTGGAAGCATATCAAAGCTACTTTAGATACATTTTTCATTAATCTGAAATATTGGCactgtttttaaactttatttttatcatttaaaatgttacatAACTGTATAAAATCTTGTTGTCTTTTCTGCTTTATCTGCTGAAAAACAAGCTTTTCACTGTCTTGCCTGCTGCCCATGTTGCTAAGATtaacatgtttaaaataaataattgatttCAGTCAAGGAGTCCATGTATCGCTACAGTAAGGAGGAACTGGGAAACAGTGAACAGAGCAGAGTTTATAGTGAACCGGAGCAAAGCAAAATAATACTGTCGAAAAGCTTCAGTGGTCATATTTTCTTATGATGGAATGCAAAATgccaagttttgttttgtttttgcggTTGCAAGAACCAGTCTGCTGAATTTTGCCTGATTCAGTGCTCTCAGCTAGAAACCCAGACTGACAACTTCATGCAACACCTGAAAGCAAAGTGACCTTCTCTGATTAATCTTAGCGGGGAGAGGATCCTTCAAGGAGAAGCTACCAATACATATTATTTGTCAGTCAttgttatttctttctgttaccAGTGTGTTGATATTCTATGCATTCACATGCATTTCTTACTGATAGATATCAGATGTTTAAAACAATCTGGCAGGATATGTTCCCACACTATGATAAGTATACAGTCCTGAACAGTTTCAAAGCTATGTTAAGGGAGAGAGTGATGACTGCCTTTAGTCCAGTGACTCTGCATATAGAAAAGCAGAGGAAGTCATGTTAAATAGAaactgcaaacaggaaaaaagaagtggaaTAGGTAGTTCTTGTTTCTGAGTATGTTGATGGCACTAATAAGTGGAATTGCAGGGCACAGAATTTAATGGATCCATATAGATGTGTGACTCTTCCTTCTTTCGTCCCAGAGCCTGATGGGCAAAGCTACACTCTCTGTGTATTTGGCATATTCTTCTACTAAGTTATATGCTCAGCTCTAATGGTCTACTTTCATTTATCTGTCAGATGAAGAAAGATTGATAGTTTCTCTGCTCGTTTTGGAGCATAGCAGCATACTGAGGCAGATAATGTAGGAAATGAGTAGATGACTTCAAAAATCTGTATGTAGGCTGAAGTGTGAACAAAGCACAATGAAGATCGGTGACCCTAGTCACTGAAAATCATTTGATGAGTAATGCTATACTAAAAATCATTATAGAGACTGCACGCAGCAATCAAACTCTAACTTAACAGTGAGGCAAAAAACTGAGACTCTTTCACGGATGAGTTTTAGGTATCCCTTTGTCCGCTTATGTCTTTACTTTCAatcttttctgctctcttttgcTTCAAATTTACTTTTGATGATTTTGTATCTTTCCTGAAAAAACTCCCGGATCTTTGAAGTGCTGACTTAACTGCAGTGCCACCCAACTGAAACTCTTCCTATTTCgggaaggaaaacaaactgaactTTTTCTAGCTGGACAAGTAGGGAGACTTTGGGTTAATATACTACAGAGTGCCACACGGGTCTTTCAAAGTACGTTCTGAAGGCTTACGTGAAAACAATGGGCATTGATCTtgaacaaacaataaaaaacccCTTTCTTCTCGCCCAAACCCCCAAATGCTTAAAAGTGTGGAGGAGGGACAGTTGAAGCTAAAACACTCTGAAATTAGTTCTCTAGAATAACGAGCAAACAACAGGTAATCATCTGTGGGATGATTCACTTTGAAATTGGCAAAGCGGTTGCAAGTGGCTGCATGGTCTGCAGTGCAAGAGCATCCAGGACACTCAAGCAGAGTAAGATCCCCTCTGTGGACCACCTATGGAATAGActtggaggaagaaaaatctttgtaCACCCACAGTTTGTAAATAGAGGCTCCAGGCCTTAAACTTCATTATTTATTCTGCCTACCTAACCTGTCCTGTGGAAGTAAACATGTGTGGATGTGTTTCCTGGATTGCAATAAGATGTAGAGATCCCCTTGAAGGAAAAGTTGTTCAGGTGGTCAATCTAAAAGATCTGTTTTGGGGAGCTCACAAACCACAGACAGCCATTCTTTGGGTTTATTGCAGTACTTCAGCGTGGTATATAAGTGCAAGGGAATTATTGgactgtgtgcctttttttttttttttcttcacccttTCTGAGCATCTGTAATGTGTGATGCATTAATTCAAATTCAATGTTCCTTCCTATAGCTGACCGAGAATTCATAGAATCTAGAAGGAGGGCTCTGAAGCGTTTTATAAACCTGGTGGCACGGCATCCCCCTTTCTCAGAAGATGTGCTCTTGAAGCTCTTTCTGTCCTTCAGTGGCTCAGTGAGTACTTGTTAGCAATAGTCTGAGTTTGCATATCGTCCTGTAACTGTTTCCCTGTGCACAGAGTTCATAATTGCTTTTGACCCACATGTTGTTGCTCGGCGTGATGAAGAGCGTTTTCTCTCCATAGGTATTTCTGCAGCTGGAAAGTAGAATATAATTTTATTCAATACCAAGAGCATAATATTCTGAAAACGATACCTGTTCTTAGGGGAATACGTATTATGCTTCTGCTTGGATTAAACCTAACTTGATAAAGCTGTATGTGCTAAGTTGTGCCTTATTTTTGCAATTTATCTGTGACCTGTGTAAACTGCCTGTGTTTTACTTGGTTCTTCAATGCTCATTTGATCCTGTTGCTTCTCCAGGATGTGCAGAATAAGCTAAGAGAGTTGGTCCAAGGAGTGGGAGATGAATTCATGACTTGCAGACTAGCTACCCAAGCCAAGGTATCTGTATTTCTCACAATGTATTATTCTGGTTTAAATGTCTCTCTTCTCCAAGTGGATCAGCTATGGTGTTTGTTGGGTAACAGACAGAAACCTTAGGTAGGAGAAAGTTGTCTCCAAAGTTTGAAAGCCATCTAAACTTCTAATTttatagaaaacagaaatactcCTAAGGTCTAGCTACTTCTAGCTAAATGTTGGTTCATGAATATTATAAAGATTAAATAATGCATCTTGCTCAGAATGTGTTACTTGCATAACAAACAAATGTGCCTACCACACAATTTAAAAGCTAATGTCTAGATTGTTATTTTCCCCGCATGTTTGTGCTGTCACTCTGTCTGTCTTCTCCCTGTGTGAGAGTAGTTTGGACTGTTATAGAGGACTTAAAAATAACCTAACTACTCACTCCTATTCACCCAACTTTTAATCACTTCTCCCATGCATATTGGCAGAATTTTGCCGTGCAGGAGGTGAGAGGGTGACTACTGAAGGGTTAAAAATTGTATGTGATTTCAGAATTTATGTACAATGTCTTTTCATGATCTTTGAGTGTGGATCATAGGTATCTCATTAGAAAAAATGAGTGGGCAGGTAGCTTTGCTTCTCATGCGTCAGTTCCCACACTTCTCCATTGCAGAGTGCTTTGAGATTGTAGTGTTAAAAGTGCAAAGCAAGATCTAgctattattctttctttcttagtcAGAAGTTCTCCATACATCTGTTTATCCCAGTGATTAGTGCTATGGCAATTTTTAAACATACGTTCACTGTGTTTGAGCAATTGTAGAGTGAGTTGATGTTCAGGTTCCTGCATTGCTAGCAGAAGGTTTTGCAATCAGAGCTTAATCAGGCTCTTACCAGTGATGCACAGGTCAAAAAGAGCTTAGCTGAACTTTTCAGTGGATGCTTAACTTTGCCACGCTGGCAGTTGCTAGTAGCTTCAGGTCAGAACTTATAAATCTGAAACCTCACAAGCCCAATTTTCCACAGCAGAATTGTAGATTTTGCCAGTTCTGTCTGTACCCTGACTTTAAGCCTCTTTCAGTCCCTGAAAATCAAATGTATTCATATGACATCTGACTTGGACACCTAAGTTGCAAAGCTAATCTCTTCAGGGCCCTTGTAGAGTGAAGGGATTGTGGCTCTCCATGAGAGTGCCAGTTTGGGCAAAAGACCAGCTTCCACAGCCTAAATTCCTGCTGGGgaaatctctgtctctctgctgaCTATATAGTCTGCCTACAGTTACTATACGTGAATATGTCTCTGATGTGTCCACTAGTAATCCCTTTTGCGCTTCCTCAGGACTTCCTTCCAGCTGACATACAGGCCCAGTTTGCTGCCAGCAGGGAGCTCATCAGAAACATTTATAATAGCTTTTATAAGCTTCGGGACCGTGCAGAGAGGATAGCTTCTCGAGCCATCGATAATGCCTCAGATCTTCTCATATTTGGAAAGGAGCTAAGGTAGGTTGGGAGAAAGAGGATTTGCTAGTGGGATCGCTTCTACTGTTGCTTCAGAACTCAAAACTGTGGTGAGGTTTACCTGTGAATATGTAGCTCATAATGAAGTTTTTGCtaccttaaaagaagaaaactcaTGCTTTCCTCTAAGGTTACATTCCACagagcaagaggaaagaaaatagcaataCATGACATGCTGATACTGATTATATTGTCTCTTCCCCAGGATATGTGCAGCACTGCGTTTGTGATCGTTCAGTAGTAGCTCTGCAGGATGAGCTGTTTAGACAGATTTGAAGCTCTGAACTGCTCTCTGCAGGTAGCTGTATCTGCATAGTGGAATTTGTCCCTTAGATTGAACtactgcttctctcttctcccagtGCCCTGGGCTCAGACACTACACCGCTTCCATCCTGGGCTGCTTTGAACAATAGCACATGGGGGACTCTGAAACAAGCCTTGAAGGGTCTGTCTGTTGAATTTGC
This region of Dromaius novaehollandiae isolate bDroNov1 chromosome 14, bDroNov1.hap1, whole genome shotgun sequence genomic DNA includes:
- the SNX8 gene encoding sorting nexin-8, giving the protein MTAAAMDGEPPAGAGGAGTDLAKPPVNEPREPEQFLMQAPQGNPLLLSHTLQELLSKDSVQVELIPEKKGLFLKHVEYEVSSKRFKCSVYRRYNDFVVFHEMLLQKFPYRMVPALPPKRMLGADREFIESRRRALKRFINLVARHPPFSEDVLLKLFLSFSGSDVQNKLRELVQGVGDEFMTCRLATQAKDFLPADIQAQFAASRELIRNIYNSFYKLRDRAERIASRAIDNASDLLIFGKELSALGSDTTPLPSWAALNNSTWGTLKQALKGLSVEFALLADKAVQQGKQEENDVVEKLNLFLDLLQSYKDLCERHEKGVLHKHQRALHKYSMMKKQMMSATVQNKEPESVEQLESRIVEQENAILTMELRNYFSLYCLHQETQLIHIYLPLTSHILGAFVNSQIQGHKEMSKVWNELKPKLSCLFVGSSNMPTPPLSPPEGNFFSN